A genomic region of Bernardetia sp. ABR2-2B contains the following coding sequences:
- a CDS encoding 7TM diverse intracellular signaling domain-containing protein, whose amino-acid sequence MLGFIALFLAFSSCADKKELSVEVEKGVIDLSDKIIEPEEVIVLKGEWQFFWDKWILPKNIDEQKDFQYVPVPTSWNTYKDPKTDENYPSKGAATYRIQVKLPKNLRKNVALKIPKVWAANKVFVNEKPVYEAGKLTTNAEEADDVFLGDLIMLEEASELDIVVQVANPDFFIGGILENFEVGAYKNLLQAKEVKQNWSGVWLGLLFFIAIYHFVLFVFRPKQKSTLYFGLLTFFLGMIHLVFADHYFYEYLYLHTGFDTSIQFRVYYGSFFLLFPTAILYLQSLYPKEAKRFMFPVSGGLAAVGMLFLFLPTYIFLQFIQPLQVVQMIIAILLGLTILGTAIYKKRDETLWQSLGIAFLLLTGIHDGLNTVGISLTGYFDLIQFGFGAFILLQMGVLAKRFSKAFNRVEDLTVNLERKVTERTIEVNERNVELQQQSEVLEEKNQHITDSIRYAARIQKSILGDKNLLGDLFYDSFVLFKPRDIVSGDFYWFSQVIIDKKMHSIVVCADCTGHGVPGAFMTVMGNDLLTEIVINKKITEPSEILKLLDEKIEATFRNQNTRDGMDVAIINYCHSSRTLKFAGAKNPLYLVEHGTIKEIKGSKHAIGGGKSKYKNRKEKSFETSTFILPNQTTLYMASDGYQDQFGKPENEESETRKFMKKRFRELLLEISKLPIAEQENTLDTILEGWKQTEKQTDDILVMGIYVE is encoded by the coding sequence TTGTTAGGTTTTATAGCTTTGTTTCTTGCTTTTTCTTCTTGTGCTGATAAGAAAGAACTTTCCGTTGAAGTAGAAAAAGGAGTTATAGATTTATCTGATAAAATAATAGAACCAGAAGAAGTAATCGTACTAAAAGGAGAGTGGCAGTTTTTTTGGGACAAATGGATTCTGCCTAAAAATATAGACGAGCAAAAAGATTTTCAATATGTACCAGTACCAACTTCTTGGAATACATATAAAGACCCAAAAACAGACGAAAACTATCCCTCAAAAGGTGCTGCAACATATAGAATTCAAGTAAAATTACCTAAAAACCTTCGTAAAAATGTAGCTCTCAAAATCCCTAAAGTATGGGCTGCTAACAAAGTATTTGTCAATGAAAAACCAGTTTATGAAGCAGGTAAACTAACAACAAATGCAGAAGAAGCTGATGATGTTTTTTTAGGAGATTTGATAATGTTAGAAGAAGCCTCTGAGCTAGATATTGTCGTACAGGTAGCAAACCCTGATTTTTTTATCGGAGGAATCCTTGAAAACTTTGAAGTTGGGGCATATAAAAACCTTCTACAAGCAAAGGAAGTCAAACAAAATTGGAGTGGAGTATGGCTTGGACTTTTATTTTTTATTGCAATTTATCATTTTGTGCTTTTTGTATTTCGTCCAAAGCAAAAATCTACGCTTTACTTTGGTCTTCTGACGTTCTTTTTAGGAATGATTCATCTTGTTTTTGCAGACCATTACTTTTATGAATACCTATATCTGCATACAGGGTTTGATACTTCTATTCAGTTTAGAGTTTATTACGGTTCGTTTTTCTTGCTTTTTCCTACGGCAATTTTATATTTACAATCCCTTTATCCAAAGGAAGCCAAACGATTTATGTTTCCTGTTTCTGGAGGGTTGGCTGCCGTGGGTATGTTATTTCTATTTTTACCTACTTATATTTTTCTTCAATTTATTCAGCCTCTACAAGTGGTTCAGATGATTATTGCAATTCTTTTGGGACTTACTATTCTAGGGACAGCCATTTATAAAAAACGAGATGAAACACTTTGGCAAAGCTTAGGAATTGCTTTTTTGCTCTTGACAGGAATACATGATGGATTAAATACGGTTGGAATTTCACTGACAGGTTATTTTGATTTGATTCAATTTGGTTTTGGTGCTTTTATTCTTCTTCAAATGGGAGTTTTGGCAAAACGCTTTTCGAAAGCATTTAATAGAGTAGAAGATTTAACAGTCAATTTGGAACGCAAAGTAACAGAAAGGACTATTGAGGTAAATGAAAGAAATGTAGAATTGCAACAACAGAGTGAGGTTTTGGAAGAAAAGAATCAGCATATTACGGATTCCATTCGTTATGCTGCACGGATTCAGAAGTCTATTTTGGGAGATAAAAACCTATTAGGAGATTTATTTTATGATAGCTTTGTTTTATTTAAGCCTCGTGATATTGTAAGTGGTGATTTTTATTGGTTCTCGCAAGTAATTATTGATAAGAAAATGCACTCTATTGTTGTTTGTGCTGATTGTACGGGGCACGGCGTACCGGGGGCATTTATGACAGTGATGGGAAATGATTTATTGACTGAAATTGTAATCAATAAAAAAATAACTGAGCCAAGTGAAATATTAAAACTCCTTGATGAGAAAATAGAAGCAACCTTTAGAAACCAGAATACAAGAGATGGAATGGACGTAGCCATCATAAATTATTGTCATTCTAGCAGAACATTGAAGTTTGCAGGTGCAAAAAACCCACTCTATTTAGTAGAACACGGAACAATAAAAGAAATAAAAGGCTCAAAACACGCTATTGGAGGAGGAAAATCAAAATATAAAAATCGTAAGGAAAAAAGTTTTGAAACTTCCACGTTTATTCTTCCCAATCAAACGACACTTTATATGGCAAGTGATGGCTATCAAGACCAGTTTGGAAAGCCTGAAAATGAAGAGAGTGAGACAAGAAAGTTTATGAAAAAACGTTTTAGAGAGCTTTTATTAGAAATCAGTAAACTGCCTATTGCAG